From Orenia marismortui DSM 5156, one genomic window encodes:
- a CDS encoding DUF6471 domain-containing protein, giving the protein MTIKQEIKSYLARSGWTMTDLVSALNEKHNRDDSVQNLSNKLSRGTIKYKEVKEIADIIGAKINWNF; this is encoded by the coding sequence TTGACTATTAAACAAGAGATTAAATCTTATCTTGCTCGTAGTGGTTGGACTATGACTGATTTAGTTAGTGCTTTAAATGAAAAACATAATCGTGATGATAGTGTTCAAAATTTAAGTAACAAACTATCAAGAGGTACTATTAAATACAAAGAGGTCAAAGAGATAGCTGATATTATAGGTGCTAAAATTAATTGGAATTTTTAA
- the tnpB gene encoding IS200/IS605 family element RNA-guided endonuclease TnpB: MIKKFKPINKAYKFRIYPNQEQQELIDKTIGCSRFIYNEFLAKSKDNQYKSYSKNSKELTQLKKEYTWLKEVDSIALQQSLKDLDKAFKNFFSGKYKFPKFKSKRKTRLSYRTQKFIRPSGSTNIEIEENKIKLPKLSWVRFAKSKEVTGKINNVTVSKSRAGKYYMSVNVSQVLETTIKNNQGELGLDLGIKDFLTTSDGEHISNPRHLSKYQDKLAKLQRKLAKKKKFSNNWYKLKQKIAKVHSKIKNVRKDFLHKLSTRLTKEKQLLVIEDLNIKGMLKNSKLAKHISDCSWNKFTTMLEYKSKWYDCIVHKVNRFFASSQTCNICGIKNPKVKDLSVREWTCECGTTHNRDTNASLNLLKQGKLDLGLR, translated from the coding sequence ATGATTAAGAAATTCAAACCAATCAATAAAGCATATAAGTTTAGAATTTATCCTAATCAAGAACAACAAGAGTTAATTGATAAAACAATAGGTTGTAGTCGATTCATCTATAATGAATTTCTGGCAAAGTCTAAAGATAATCAATATAAATCTTATTCTAAAAACTCTAAAGAGTTAACTCAACTAAAGAAAGAATATACTTGGCTTAAAGAAGTAGATAGCATAGCTTTACAACAAAGCCTTAAAGACCTAGATAAAGCATTTAAAAACTTCTTTAGTGGTAAATATAAATTTCCTAAGTTTAAGTCTAAAAGAAAAACTAGATTATCTTATAGAACACAAAAATTCATTAGACCTAGTGGCTCAACTAATATCGAGATAGAAGAAAATAAAATCAAATTGCCTAAACTATCTTGGGTTAGGTTTGCTAAATCTAAAGAGGTTACAGGTAAAATCAATAATGTTACAGTTTCCAAGTCTAGGGCAGGTAAATACTATATGTCAGTTAATGTTAGTCAAGTTTTAGAAACTACTATTAAAAACAATCAAGGTGAGTTAGGTTTAGATTTAGGTATTAAAGATTTTTTAACAACTTCTGATGGTGAACATATATCTAACCCTAGACACCTATCGAAATATCAAGATAAATTAGCTAAACTTCAACGTAAGTTGGCTAAAAAGAAGAAATTTAGCAACAATTGGTATAAACTCAAACAAAAAATTGCTAAGGTACATTCTAAAATCAAGAATGTTCGCAAAGACTTTTTGCATAAGTTGTCCACTAGACTAACAAAGGAGAAGCAACTTTTAGTCATAGAGGACTTAAATATAAAAGGGATGTTGAAAAACTCTAAATTAGCAAAACATATCTCTGACTGCTCGTGGAATAAGTTTACTACTATGCTTGAATATAAGAGCAAATGGTATGACTGTATTGTGCATAAAGTGAACCGATTTTTTGCTAGTAGTCAAACTTGTAATATATGTGGAATTAAAAATCCAAAAGTCAAAGACTTGTCTGTCAGAGAATGGACTTGTGAGTGTGGTACAACTCATAATAGAGATACAAATGCTAGTCTAAACCTCTTAAAACAAGGTAAATTAGACTTAGGACTTAGATAG
- the pyrR gene encoding bifunctional pyr operon transcriptional regulator/uracil phosphoribosyltransferase PyrR: protein MELKTKKKLLDSDGIRRALTRISHEIIEKNEGLEDIVIVGIRTRGVPLAKRISSKLEEIEGEKVSTGILDITLYRDDLTTIANQPIVHQTEIPIDITDKKVVLVDDVLYTGRTVRSALDALMDLGRPRNIQLAILVDRGHRELPIRADFVGKNLPTSNQEVISVNLQEVDGEDAVVLKEQIE from the coding sequence TTGGAATTAAAAACTAAAAAGAAATTGCTTGACAGTGATGGGATTAGAAGAGCATTAACGCGTATTTCTCATGAGATTATTGAAAAGAATGAAGGGCTAGAGGATATTGTAATAGTTGGAATTAGAACTAGGGGAGTACCTTTAGCAAAGAGGATTTCTAGTAAACTAGAAGAAATTGAAGGTGAAAAGGTTTCAACTGGTATCTTAGATATTACCCTTTACCGTGATGATTTAACTACTATAGCTAATCAGCCTATTGTTCATCAAACAGAAATACCGATAGATATTACTGATAAGAAGGTTGTTTTAGTGGATGATGTTCTTTATACAGGAAGAACAGTACGTTCTGCTTTAGATGCATTGATGGATTTAGGAAGACCAAGAAATATACAATTAGCAATTTTAGTAGATAGGGGTCATAGAGAACTACCTATTAGAGCAGATTTTGTGGGTAAGAATTTACCTACTTCAAATCAAGAGGTTATTAGTGTTAATTTGCAAGAAGTTGATGGAGAAGATGCTGTTGTTTTAAAAGAGCAAATTGAATAG
- a CDS encoding uracil-xanthine permease family protein, with protein MVRNKLKKDDLTLSKGFILAIQHLFAMFGSTVLVPTLTGLNPGIALFTSGVGTLIFHLITKGQVPAYLGSSFAFIGPIIAAKEGYGLPAALLGCFVAGLIYILMSAVIKKIGTGFIDDYLPPVVVGPVIMTIGLGLAPVAKDMSMTHLPTAIFTLAVTIGVSVLGRGMFKVIPILIGIISGYIFAAVNGLVDISAIQAADWIALPKFTSVFELESWGAGISAIALIAPVAIVTMVEHLGDVLALSKTVDKNFIEEPGLHRTLLGDGVATAFASLAGGPPNTTYGENIGVLALTGVHNPVIVEMAAVIVLAMSFIQKVGAAIQTIPQSVMGGIVILLFGMIASIGLRTLVENKVDLSKNRNLVIVSTILVIGISGIPFTINFIELAKFLHLDGINIIDKIVNQIKVLEFQGMGLAAMIGILLNILLPKTKRVSSSKEDQKEEVA; from the coding sequence ATGGTAAGAAATAAATTAAAAAAGGATGATTTGACACTATCAAAGGGCTTTATATTAGCAATACAACATTTATTTGCAATGTTTGGGTCAACAGTTTTAGTTCCAACATTAACAGGGTTAAATCCAGGAATTGCTTTATTTACTTCTGGAGTAGGGACTTTGATCTTTCATTTGATTACTAAGGGGCAAGTACCGGCTTACTTAGGTTCCTCATTTGCATTTATTGGACCTATTATTGCAGCAAAAGAAGGTTATGGATTGCCGGCTGCTTTACTAGGTTGTTTTGTGGCAGGTCTGATTTACATCTTAATGTCAGCTGTTATTAAGAAGATAGGAACAGGGTTTATAGATGATTATTTACCACCTGTTGTAGTAGGACCGGTTATCATGACCATTGGATTAGGTTTAGCCCCAGTAGCAAAGGATATGTCAATGACTCATTTGCCAACAGCTATTTTTACTCTAGCTGTAACTATTGGAGTTAGTGTTTTGGGCCGTGGAATGTTTAAAGTAATTCCGATTCTAATTGGTATTATTAGTGGATATATATTTGCCGCAGTTAATGGTTTAGTTGATATATCAGCAATTCAGGCAGCTGATTGGATTGCTTTGCCAAAGTTTACTTCTGTTTTTGAGTTAGAATCTTGGGGAGCAGGTATTTCAGCTATTGCATTGATTGCTCCGGTAGCAATTGTTACTATGGTAGAACATTTAGGTGATGTTTTAGCTTTATCAAAAACTGTAGATAAGAACTTTATTGAAGAACCTGGTTTGCATAGAACCTTGTTAGGTGATGGTGTAGCTACAGCATTTGCTTCTTTAGCAGGAGGACCACCTAATACAACTTATGGAGAGAATATTGGAGTATTGGCATTAACAGGAGTTCATAATCCAGTAATTGTAGAGATGGCAGCTGTTATAGTATTGGCTATGAGTTTTATTCAAAAGGTGGGGGCTGCAATTCAAACCATTCCTCAATCTGTTATGGGAGGTATTGTAATACTATTATTTGGAATGATTGCATCTATTGGATTGAGAACCCTGGTTGAGAATAAAGTTGATTTAAGTAAGAACAGAAATTTAGTTATTGTATCCACAATTTTAGTTATTGGAATCAGTGGAATTCCTTTTACTATTAATTTTATAGAATTAGCTAAGTTCTTACATCTTGACGGTATAAATATTATAGATAAAATTGTAAATCAGATAAAAGTTTTAGAGTTCCAAGGAATGGGCTTAGCTGCTATGATTGGAATACTTTTAAATATCTTACTTCCTAAAACTAAAAGAGTAAGCAGTAGTAAAGAAGATCAAAAAGAAGAGGTGGCTTAA
- a CDS encoding ATP-binding protein codes for MLEVKVKLDNFKIRCVKILILIFLSLFLAKEVDFRILTSYIFEIVKKSYLFHLNFVYEIEIISALVITFISAAISLLLIYMYLFNRRLITLCEVSLFSVAVIMNIFYIESIIKANYLSISFNAKVYLIISNLYVLTALLLDRLYQNKKINKVKILLATVGLFLLLFLNLLSYDSYYYSLTILSLRSLLFVIVGFNITIYKLKDEKQSELLILRVMKLILINNLISFLEFNTSSHINIITSIIRVIAYLYLFKVKFAQEIINAISSKDKLKERDKEIRLYKKNINNLRIARHDFKNQLQTIHTMVQLNKIEEVKEYILDLNLELNNLSSNIIEDNILSAVLLPKKEKALEMGISFDIKVNTDLKQISIARSKLFKLLFNLIDNSLDVLVDSIQENKEIKVIISDDGKNVSLHVYNNGPAISDELMDHIFKPGYSTKGKDRGFGLYIVKSLVENYGGRLKVESEENYGTRFVCSFPKIFSV; via the coding sequence GTGCTGGAGGTTAAAGTAAAGTTAGATAATTTCAAAATAAGATGTGTTAAAATATTAATATTAATTTTTCTTAGTTTATTTTTAGCTAAAGAAGTTGATTTTAGAATATTAACTAGCTATATCTTTGAAATAGTTAAAAAAAGTTACTTATTTCATCTTAATTTTGTTTATGAAATTGAGATAATATCTGCCTTAGTAATAACTTTCATCTCTGCTGCAATATCTTTATTGTTAATTTATATGTATCTATTCAATAGAAGGTTAATTACTTTATGTGAAGTAAGCTTATTTTCAGTGGCAGTTATAATGAATATATTTTATATAGAGTCAATAATAAAAGCAAATTATTTATCTATTAGCTTCAATGCTAAAGTCTATTTAATTATTTCAAATTTATATGTATTAACAGCTCTTTTATTAGATCGTCTTTATCAGAATAAAAAAATAAATAAGGTAAAAATATTGTTGGCAACTGTTGGGCTTTTTCTACTTTTATTTTTAAATTTATTATCATATGATAGTTATTATTATTCTTTGACTATATTATCGTTGAGATCTTTATTATTTGTGATTGTTGGCTTTAATATTACTATTTATAAGCTGAAGGATGAAAAGCAAAGTGAACTATTAATATTGAGAGTGATGAAACTTATTTTAATAAATAATTTAATTTCATTTCTTGAGTTTAATACATCTAGCCATATAAATATTATTACATCTATAATTAGAGTAATAGCGTATTTATATTTGTTTAAGGTTAAGTTTGCTCAAGAAATTATTAATGCTATTTCTTCTAAAGATAAGCTTAAAGAAAGAGATAAAGAAATTAGATTATATAAGAAGAATATTAATAATCTTAGAATAGCAAGACATGATTTTAAGAATCAATTACAAACTATACATACAATGGTACAGTTAAATAAAATCGAAGAAGTAAAAGAGTATATTCTTGATTTAAATTTAGAATTAAACAATTTAAGTAGTAATATAATAGAAGATAATATATTATCAGCAGTTTTATTGCCTAAGAAAGAAAAGGCTTTAGAGATGGGAATCAGTTTTGATATTAAGGTAAATACTGATTTAAAGCAGATCAGTATTGCTCGAAGTAAATTGTTTAAATTATTATTTAATTTAATAGACAATTCATTAGATGTATTAGTTGATTCTATACAAGAAAATAAAGAAATAAAGGTTATAATATCTGATGATGGTAAAAATGTTAGCTTACATGTTTATAATAATGGGCCAGCAATTTCTGATGAACTTATGGATCATATTTTTAAACCTGGATATTCAACTAAAGGAAAGGATAGAGGTTTTGGTTTATATATAGTTAAGAGTTTGGTGGAGAATTATGGAGGGAGACTCAAGGTTGAAAGTGAAGAAAACTATGGAACTAGATTTGTATGTTCTTTTCCTAAAATTTTTAGTGTTTAA